The following proteins are co-located in the Polystyrenella longa genome:
- a CDS encoding metallophosphoesterase has protein sequence MEPLTSQIKGPVAIIGDLHGQLDKLNDILEQLRALPDYDRRWIVFLGDFVDRGPDSNGVIETIIRLREEHPRTTAICGNHDLGMATSLRVVPQSEYSDWEERWTTYYDSDVTFESYGAAYPDLDDLYRRVPDEHKEFLAMLPWSVEHPRLFFVHAGLDPHTPFEVQRQILEERDFTLNHPQWLCSKTYIEDPPPPDCPLTVVSGHVQVRDVIITKERILADTTGGISGELSCVLMPEKKVLKSGQAKPTASGQPWWKIW, from the coding sequence ATGGAACCACTCACTTCACAAATTAAGGGACCGGTCGCCATCATCGGCGATTTACACGGCCAGCTCGATAAACTGAATGACATTCTCGAGCAGCTTCGAGCACTCCCTGACTATGACCGTCGCTGGATCGTATTCCTCGGCGACTTTGTCGATCGCGGTCCCGACAGCAATGGAGTCATCGAAACGATCATTCGACTCCGTGAAGAACACCCGCGCACCACGGCCATTTGTGGCAACCATGACTTGGGCATGGCAACATCTCTCCGTGTCGTTCCCCAGTCAGAATACAGCGACTGGGAAGAACGCTGGACAACCTACTACGATTCAGACGTCACTTTCGAATCGTACGGCGCTGCCTATCCCGATCTGGATGACCTGTATCGCCGTGTTCCGGATGAGCACAAAGAGTTTCTCGCGATGCTACCCTGGTCAGTCGAGCATCCTCGACTCTTCTTTGTTCACGCAGGGCTCGACCCGCACACCCCGTTTGAAGTCCAACGACAGATACTCGAAGAGCGGGATTTCACATTGAACCACCCACAGTGGCTCTGCTCAAAAACCTATATTGAAGACCCTCCGCCCCCCGACTGCCCGTTAACGGTGGTTTCAGGGCATGTTCAAGTTCGAGATGTCATCATCACGAAAGAACGTATTCTGGCAGATACAACCGGGGGAATTTCGGGGGAACTGAGCTGCGTGCTGATGCCCGAGAAGAAAGTCCTGAAATCAGGACAGGCGAAGCCGACTGCCTCTGGCCAACCCTGGTGGAAAATCTGGTAA
- a CDS encoding DUF1501 domain-containing protein, giving the protein MLHDFNFGHHHQTSRRSFLTNAGLGLSSIALTSMLHQDGMRSAAAESVKQQIQENLPNFAPKAKSVIWFFMIGGASHMETFDPKPALTEYAGLSINETPHSHVLSNPALEENLRVVVKDDANGQIWPNVYPLQVGFKKRGESGIEVSDWWPHMSECIDDISVVRSMWTTDNNHGAQLQFHTGRHRLDGIFPTVGSWAHYGLGSLNENLPQFVVLGTPLADCCGGQQGHGANYLGPEHSGVQLKVDPHNPLPFATPTSDVFREEQSAEFDLLNRLNKVASKEYSDDPLIQARIKSYELAYRMQTAIPNIMDFSQETPDTQSMYGLDEEVTKEFGEQCLAARRLVEKGTRFVQIYHGNNGGAGKWDAHGNLQKGHAQLCKETDQPIAALLKDLKQRGLLDETLVVWGTEFGRTPGAQNSNGRDHHPFGFSVWLAGGGIKGGVVHGATDELGFHAVEDRHYVTDLHATVMHQLGLIPSQLSVPGRVRLEMDLGHPIHDIIA; this is encoded by the coding sequence ATGTTACACGACTTTAATTTCGGTCATCACCACCAGACCTCACGACGCTCCTTCCTTACGAATGCAGGATTGGGCTTGTCGAGCATTGCGCTCACTTCGATGCTGCATCAGGACGGAATGCGGTCCGCCGCAGCCGAATCGGTGAAGCAACAAATCCAGGAGAATCTGCCCAACTTTGCCCCCAAGGCGAAGTCGGTTATCTGGTTTTTCATGATCGGTGGCGCAAGCCATATGGAGACATTCGATCCGAAACCGGCGCTCACCGAGTACGCAGGTCTGTCGATTAATGAGACTCCCCACAGTCATGTACTTTCCAATCCGGCACTGGAAGAAAATTTACGAGTAGTCGTTAAGGATGATGCCAACGGTCAAATCTGGCCGAATGTCTATCCGCTACAGGTCGGTTTCAAGAAACGAGGCGAAAGCGGAATTGAAGTCAGTGACTGGTGGCCGCATATGTCTGAATGTATCGACGATATTTCCGTCGTTCGCTCAATGTGGACGACAGATAATAATCATGGTGCCCAGCTCCAGTTCCACACAGGCCGTCACCGACTGGATGGTATCTTCCCCACAGTAGGGTCGTGGGCCCATTACGGATTGGGTTCGCTTAACGAGAACTTGCCTCAGTTTGTCGTTCTGGGAACGCCATTGGCGGATTGCTGTGGTGGTCAGCAGGGGCACGGAGCAAATTATCTGGGGCCGGAACATAGTGGAGTCCAACTGAAGGTGGATCCTCATAATCCTCTACCTTTTGCAACGCCAACATCGGATGTGTTTCGTGAAGAACAATCGGCCGAGTTCGATCTATTAAACAGGCTGAACAAAGTCGCTTCTAAAGAATACTCGGATGATCCATTGATTCAGGCCCGCATCAAATCTTACGAACTGGCGTATCGAATGCAGACCGCCATTCCGAATATTATGGACTTCTCCCAAGAGACTCCCGACACTCAGAGCATGTATGGTCTCGACGAAGAAGTGACCAAAGAGTTTGGTGAGCAATGCCTTGCCGCACGACGTTTGGTTGAAAAAGGGACTCGGTTCGTGCAGATCTATCACGGAAATAATGGCGGAGCTGGTAAATGGGACGCCCACGGAAACCTGCAGAAAGGGCATGCCCAGCTTTGTAAAGAAACGGATCAGCCGATCGCGGCCCTGCTGAAAGATCTAAAACAGCGCGGTCTACTGGATGAAACACTTGTGGTCTGGGGAACAGAATTTGGACGAACTCCGGGTGCACAGAACAGCAACGGTCGCGACCATCATCCTTTTGGATTTTCCGTCTGGTTAGCTGGCGGCGGGATTAAAGGTGGAGTTGTTCATGGAGCGACGGACGAACTCGGTTTTCACGCTGTTGAAGATCGGCATTATGTCACCGACTTGCACGCGACGGTAATGCATCAGCTCGGTTTAATCCCATCGCAGCTCTCCGTACCCGGTCGAGTGCGATTGGAAATGGACCTCGGTCATCCGATTCACGATATCATCGCGTAG
- a CDS encoding RidA family protein, with amino-acid sequence MTPEEKARELGLEFTELSQTYLNLCIKSGNQLITSGHVSDIKGKLGDDVTVEQGYAAARECAVKILNSVRSTHGTLDGLKVIKLFGCVNSTPDFIEQHLVINGISDLMHEIFGKTGDGYHARSALGFAALPTGVAVEVEAVFEIKES; translated from the coding sequence ATGACTCCCGAAGAAAAAGCCCGGGAACTCGGGCTGGAATTCACTGAACTTTCACAGACCTATCTGAATTTGTGCATCAAATCAGGAAACCAGCTCATCACCTCCGGTCATGTCAGTGACATCAAGGGGAAACTGGGCGACGACGTCACCGTCGAACAAGGTTACGCGGCCGCTCGTGAATGCGCCGTCAAGATTCTGAACTCAGTTCGGTCCACTCATGGCACACTGGATGGTTTGAAAGTCATCAAATTATTCGGCTGCGTGAACTCGACTCCTGATTTCATCGAACAGCACCTGGTCATCAACGGGATTTCTGACTTGATGCATGAAATCTTCGGCAAGACGGGTGACGGATATCATGCTCGTAGCGCCTTGGGATTTGCGGCACTACCAACAGGTGTTGCAGTTGAAGTCGAAGCGGTCTTTGAAATCAAAGAATCCTGA